A single genomic interval of Bacteroidota bacterium harbors:
- a CDS encoding tryptophan 2,3-dioxygenase, translating into MEMKPELVQKLEALEKKFSTMGQDILSYLDGLLYADYLTYWDYIHVDTLLSLQNPKTSFPDEEIFIMYHQITELYFKLSLHEYKQLADASPLDGKYFLSRVNRINSYFENLVRSFDIMVTGMDPDQFLKFRMSLLPASGFQSAQYRMIEICSTDFIHLVDKNSRAQFEHKNASIPQMFEKIYWKAGATELATGKKTLTLQQFEEKYSKDLIELARKYNSCNLWQLYKMLPEADQSNPQIINALKMLDTNVNVNWPLSHYKSAVRYLQKDPEDIKATGGTNWQKYLPPRFQKRVFYPELWNAEEMENWGKGWVAREVFGM; encoded by the coding sequence ATGGAAATGAAACCCGAACTGGTCCAGAAGCTGGAAGCTCTGGAAAAGAAATTTAGCACAATGGGACAGGATATCCTGTCTTATCTGGATGGCTTGCTCTACGCGGATTATCTGACCTATTGGGATTATATCCACGTGGATACTTTACTATCCCTGCAGAATCCCAAGACCAGTTTTCCGGATGAGGAAATTTTCATCATGTATCATCAGATTACCGAGTTGTATTTCAAACTCAGTCTGCATGAATACAAACAACTGGCAGATGCATCTCCGCTCGATGGCAAATACTTTTTATCACGGGTCAATCGCATCAACAGCTATTTCGAAAACCTCGTTCGTTCCTTCGACATCATGGTCACCGGAATGGATCCGGATCAGTTCCTGAAATTCCGAATGAGTTTGTTACCGGCGAGTGGTTTTCAGAGTGCGCAATACCGTATGATCGAAATTTGCTCTACGGATTTCATTCACCTGGTAGATAAAAATTCAAGAGCTCAATTCGAACATAAAAATGCTTCTATTCCCCAGATGTTTGAAAAGATCTATTGGAAGGCCGGAGCGACGGAACTTGCAACCGGAAAGAAGACACTTACTCTGCAACAATTCGAAGAAAAATATTCAAAAGATTTAATCGAGCTCGCACGGAAATACAATTCCTGCAACTTGTGGCAACTTTATAAAATGCTTCCTGAAGCGGATCAGAGCAATCCGCAAATCATCAATGCCCTGAAGATGCTGGATACGAATGTCAATGTCAACTGGCCATTGAGTCATTACAAATCAGCTGTCCGTTATCTGCAAAAAGATCCTGAAGACATCAAAGCGACAGGAGGAACCAACTGGCAGAAATATCTCCCACCGCGTTTTCAAAAACGTGTTTTTTATCCTGAACTCTGGAATGCGGAAGAGATGGAAAACTGGGGTAAAGGTTGGGTCGCAAGGGAAGTTTTTGGTATGTAA
- a CDS encoding transcriptional regulator: MFKDLDPLLHSQLRLAIMSLLISVKEADFSFLKEKTGATAGNLSVQITKLSEADYITVNKTFRDNYPLTTCKVTPKGIQAFEKYVESIKGYLGTK; encoded by the coding sequence ATGTTTAAAGATCTCGATCCGCTCCTTCACTCTCAATTGCGTTTGGCAATCATGTCCTTGCTCATCAGCGTGAAGGAAGCGGATTTTTCATTTCTCAAAGAGAAAACCGGTGCAACTGCAGGAAACCTGAGTGTGCAAATCACAAAATTATCGGAAGCGGATTACATAACTGTAAATAAAACCTTCCGCGACAATTATCCTCTTACCACGTGTAAGGTTACCCCTAAAGGTATTCAGGCTTTCGAAAAATATGTTGAAAGTATTAAAGGCTATCTTGGAACAAAATGA